A genomic region of Leptospira barantonii contains the following coding sequences:
- a CDS encoding TetR/AcrR family transcriptional regulator has protein sequence MKKEEKIQARREEILDAALDIFSVKGYHAAGIADIAGKLDIGHGTCYRYFKNKLDILHALLDQVQSGLAEVISRQSPDKSNSLEEYRSQIGDIGVGLFELFGKDTRIGQVFFFETQGIDESVTVKIRKIHDLSARVTELYLVNGVKKGFLRKNLDTDVASKAINSMMFEGIRQSISHKSNQEYAARWMKAVPDLMLDGMRAGS, from the coding sequence ATGAAAAAGGAAGAAAAGATCCAAGCGCGTCGAGAGGAAATCTTAGACGCGGCTCTAGACATTTTTTCGGTGAAAGGTTATCACGCCGCGGGAATCGCGGACATCGCCGGAAAATTGGACATAGGACATGGAACCTGTTATCGTTATTTTAAGAATAAGTTGGATATCCTACACGCGCTTTTGGATCAGGTGCAAAGCGGTCTTGCGGAAGTTATATCGCGTCAAAGTCCCGACAAATCCAATTCTTTGGAAGAATATAGATCGCAAATCGGAGACATCGGCGTCGGCCTTTTTGAACTTTTCGGAAAGGATACTCGGATCGGTCAGGTCTTCTTTTTTGAAACTCAGGGAATCGACGAATCCGTCACCGTAAAAATCCGCAAGATTCACGATCTTTCGGCTCGGGTCACCGAGTTGTATCTCGTCAACGGGGTTAAAAAGGGTTTTTTAAGAAAGAATTTGGACACGGATGTCGCTTCCAAAGCGATCAATTCCATGATGTTCGAGGGGATTCGCCAGTCGATTTCCCACAAATCCAACCAAGAATATGCCGCTCGTTGGATGAAAGCCGTCCCAGACTTGATGCTGGACGGGATGCGAGCCGGTTCTTAA
- a CDS encoding aminotransferase class I/II-fold pyridoxal phosphate-dependent enzyme, whose product MLKEVSEPHRTLCGERIPFENIHAVSVSLPQLADVIGYEEKRTETLSRLKSGYPRFVAHSYIARILDYNREVKKINTPQFVVSSRKAADTIVQKFSIEKYETIEDEGIITLVIPELKELEKEILSFIQHTGCLASSRMAEDFLLKKGILQEIFREKVEKENPVGKILSQLSSFYGNLNPEILLSVSGMNGVYSAFEAFDGVRKKEGKKIWIRLGWLYVDNIRILEKYTADSYVIHNATDLEELENFLKQNSDSVAGIITECPTNPLLLVPDYEKLKSIIDRYEVPLIADISVAGSAVINILPYVDVVVESLTKFACGNGDLMMGAIVFNKTSRWFREIFPICKEWIEEPYLRDCERLAYEIKDYEKRVLKISENVKKLAAFFSEQPGIRNVFWTGSADSSKNFEKITRIPGIQSGVLSIELSIPLEKFYDRLALLKGPSFGTEFTLNMLYVYLAHYELVTQEEGRKFLKENGLDPNLIRISVGTENPDLLIQEYKKALEV is encoded by the coding sequence ATGTTAAAAGAAGTCAGCGAACCCCATCGAACTCTTTGCGGAGAAAGAATTCCTTTCGAGAACATTCACGCGGTTTCCGTAAGCCTTCCGCAATTGGCGGACGTGATCGGTTACGAAGAAAAAAGAACCGAGACTCTTTCCCGATTGAAATCGGGTTATCCTAGATTCGTAGCGCATTCTTACATCGCGAGAATTTTGGATTATAACCGAGAAGTTAAAAAAATAAACACGCCTCAGTTCGTCGTTTCATCCAGAAAGGCCGCGGATACGATCGTACAAAAATTCTCCATCGAGAAATATGAAACCATAGAAGACGAAGGAATCATAACCTTGGTCATCCCCGAGCTTAAAGAATTGGAAAAGGAAATTCTTTCCTTTATACAACATACGGGATGTCTCGCCTCTTCGAGAATGGCGGAGGATTTTCTTTTAAAGAAAGGAATCCTTCAGGAAATATTCCGCGAGAAAGTCGAAAAAGAAAATCCGGTCGGGAAAATTCTTTCCCAACTTTCTTCCTTTTACGGAAATCTAAATCCGGAAATTCTACTTTCCGTTTCCGGCATGAACGGAGTTTATTCCGCGTTCGAAGCCTTCGATGGCGTTCGGAAAAAAGAAGGAAAAAAAATCTGGATTCGACTTGGTTGGCTCTACGTAGACAATATTAGAATATTAGAAAAATATACTGCAGATTCTTACGTGATCCACAACGCTACGGATCTCGAGGAACTGGAGAATTTTCTAAAACAAAACTCGGATTCCGTTGCGGGGATCATCACCGAATGTCCCACGAATCCGCTTCTATTGGTTCCCGATTACGAAAAATTAAAATCCATTATCGATCGATACGAAGTTCCTTTGATCGCCGATATCTCGGTCGCCGGTTCTGCGGTGATCAACATTCTTCCTTACGTGGACGTGGTCGTGGAAAGTTTGACCAAGTTCGCGTGTGGAAACGGGGACCTCATGATGGGCGCGATCGTGTTCAACAAAACATCGCGTTGGTTCCGAGAAATTTTTCCGATCTGCAAAGAATGGATCGAAGAACCGTATCTTCGAGATTGTGAAAGACTTGCGTACGAAATCAAAGACTACGAAAAAAGAGTTCTCAAGATCAGCGAGAACGTAAAAAAATTAGCCGCGTTCTTTTCGGAACAACCGGGAATTCGAAACGTATTTTGGACGGGATCGGCCGATTCTTCCAAGAACTTCGAGAAGATCACGAGAATTCCAGGAATTCAATCCGGGGTTTTATCAATCGAACTTTCCATTCCTTTGGAAAAGTTTTACGATCGACTCGCCCTACTCAAAGGACCGAGCTTCGGAACCGAATTCACGCTCAACATGCTTTATGTTTATTTGGCGCACTACGAATTGGTGACACAAGAAGAAGGAAGAAAGTTCTTAAAGGAGAATGGATTGGACCCGAATCTGATCCGAATCTCGGTAGGAACCGAAAATCCGGATCTTTTGATTCAGGAATACAAGAAGGCCTTGGAAGTTTAA
- the prfA gene encoding peptide chain release factor 1 codes for MIDRLEKIQEKYLRISEELNLAKDPSSLKNLYKERSRLTPLYLKVEEYLRIHKDRKDAEELIQSEKDEEMHSMLKEEIRQAGEKLDSLEKELEILLLPPDPNSGKNILMEIRAGTGGEEAGLFVADLYRMYSRFADKQKIKSEIIDSSPTGIGGLKEIIFALEDDRAYDFFKFEGGTHRVQRIPSTESGGRIHTSAVTVAVLPEADEEEIEINENDLRIDVYRSSGAGGQHVNTTDSAVRITHIPTGVVVACQDEKSQHKNKAKALRILSARILEKQAEDKKQASDAIKKQMVGSGDRSERVRTYNFPQGRCTDHRIGFTSHNLSAIMEGDLEELIGALTEEDRVRKISETQAH; via the coding sequence ATGATAGATAGACTTGAAAAAATACAAGAAAAATACCTTCGAATCAGCGAAGAGTTAAATCTGGCGAAGGATCCTTCTTCACTGAAGAATCTCTACAAGGAAAGATCCAGACTTACCCCTCTTTATCTCAAAGTGGAAGAATATCTTAGAATCCACAAAGACAGAAAAGACGCCGAAGAATTGATTCAGTCCGAAAAGGACGAAGAAATGCATTCCATGCTTAAGGAAGAGATCCGCCAAGCCGGTGAAAAACTGGATTCTTTGGAAAAGGAACTTGAAATTCTTCTTTTACCTCCCGATCCGAACTCGGGAAAAAATATTCTTATGGAAATCAGAGCCGGAACCGGCGGTGAAGAAGCCGGTCTTTTCGTAGCCGATCTTTACAGAATGTATTCCCGATTTGCGGACAAACAAAAGATCAAAAGCGAGATCATCGATTCATCGCCGACCGGAATCGGCGGTTTGAAAGAAATTATTTTCGCTCTGGAAGACGATCGCGCTTACGATTTTTTCAAATTCGAAGGCGGAACACATCGGGTTCAAAGAATTCCGAGCACCGAATCCGGAGGAAGAATTCATACGAGCGCGGTGACCGTAGCCGTACTTCCCGAAGCGGACGAGGAAGAAATTGAAATCAACGAAAACGATCTTAGAATCGACGTTTATCGTTCTTCTGGCGCGGGCGGTCAGCACGTAAACACGACCGACTCGGCGGTTCGGATCACACACATTCCGACCGGGGTTGTAGTCGCTTGTCAGGATGAAAAATCCCAGCATAAAAACAAAGCAAAGGCTCTGCGAATTTTGAGCGCGAGAATTCTCGAGAAACAAGCGGAAGACAAAAAACAAGCTTCGGACGCGATCAAGAAACAAATGGTCGGAAGCGGAGATCGTTCCGAACGTGTGAGAACTTATAACTTCCCGCAAGGAAGATGTACGGATCATAGGATCGGATTTACGAGCCACAACCTTTCAGCTATCATGGAAGGGGACTTGGAAGAATTGATCGGAGCCTTAACCGAAGAGGATCGAGTTCGGAAAATTTCCGAAACCCAGGCTCATTAA